In Acidovorax sp. 106, the following proteins share a genomic window:
- the scpB gene encoding SMC-Scp complex subunit ScpB, protein MNTVDAKRVLETALICAPQPVPLRELRVLFNDALGSDTLKMLLQDLQRDWEPRGVELVQVATGWRFQSKPEMREYLDRLHPEKPPRYTRATLETLAIIAYRQPVTRGDIEDIRGVTVNSLIIKQLEDRGWVEVIGHRETVGRPALFATTRQFLDDLGLSSLDQLPVLDDPSSHANVLEAMAAAQSTGVQEGGGSDLTPLEAAADVPSAQAGGAGGALGGDLFEMAEDTLRNDQVDASDGITGTPHE, encoded by the coding sequence ATGAATACGGTGGATGCCAAGCGGGTCCTAGAGACTGCCCTGATCTGTGCTCCTCAGCCCGTGCCTTTGCGTGAGCTGAGGGTATTGTTCAATGATGCCCTGGGCTCAGACACGCTGAAAATGCTGCTGCAAGACCTGCAGCGGGATTGGGAACCTCGTGGTGTGGAACTGGTGCAAGTGGCGACAGGTTGGCGCTTTCAGAGCAAGCCTGAGATGCGCGAGTATCTGGACCGCCTGCACCCTGAAAAGCCGCCCCGGTATACCCGCGCCACGCTGGAAACTTTGGCCATCATTGCGTACCGCCAGCCGGTCACCCGGGGGGATATTGAAGACATTCGCGGGGTGACCGTGAACAGTCTGATCATCAAGCAACTGGAAGACCGAGGGTGGGTGGAGGTGATTGGTCACCGGGAAACGGTGGGTCGTCCTGCATTGTTTGCAACGACCCGGCAGTTTTTGGATGACCTGGGGCTTTCATCGCTGGACCAACTGCCGGTGTTGGACGATCCTTCGTCCCACGCCAATGTGCTGGAGGCGATGGCAGCGGCCCAGTCCACAGGTGTACAAGAAGGTGGCGGGAGCGACTTGACTCCGCTAGAGGCTGCAGCCGATGTGCCGTCAGCACAGGCTGGGGGGGCGGGTGGTGCTTTGGGCGGTGATTTGTTTGAAATGGCGGAGGACACGCTCCGCAATGACCAGGTAGATGCCAGTGATGGCATTACAGGAACCCCACATGAATGA
- a CDS encoding RluA family pseudouridine synthase: MSVPVSQHGERLDRALAELVPEFSRSYLQQLLGQGLVAVNGRVVPKPSTRVKAGDAVVLEMRPTLQSQAFRPESMPIDVVYEDPHLLVINKPSGLVVHPAPGNWSGTLLNGLLGRDERAALVPRAGIVHRLDKDTSGLMVVARDRSTMDALVTMIAARDVSRKYLALAHKPWAGNAQRAVNAPIGRDPRNRLRMAVVDLSTHAGKAARTDIRLLQSCGQGCWVECTLHTGRTHQIRVHMASLGHALVGDSLYGGSPVGAIQRQALHAYRLAFRHPVTGDDLVLEAPVPADMRLALSDWGLSYNP; the protein is encoded by the coding sequence ATGTCTGTGCCTGTGTCGCAGCACGGTGAGCGCCTGGATCGCGCTCTGGCAGAGTTGGTGCCTGAGTTTTCACGCAGCTATTTGCAGCAACTGCTGGGGCAGGGGTTGGTGGCGGTCAATGGCCGGGTGGTGCCCAAGCCGTCAACCCGCGTCAAGGCCGGTGATGCGGTGGTGCTGGAAATGCGCCCTACGCTGCAAAGCCAGGCGTTTCGTCCAGAGTCCATGCCCATTGATGTGGTGTACGAGGACCCCCATCTGCTGGTGATCAACAAGCCTTCGGGTTTGGTGGTGCACCCGGCGCCTGGCAATTGGAGTGGTACCTTGCTCAATGGCCTTTTGGGGCGTGATGAGCGGGCTGCTTTGGTGCCCCGTGCGGGCATTGTGCACAGACTCGACAAGGACACGAGTGGCCTGATGGTGGTGGCGCGTGATCGGTCAACGATGGATGCGCTGGTGACCATGATTGCGGCCCGCGACGTCAGCCGCAAGTACCTTGCCTTGGCGCACAAGCCCTGGGCCGGGAATGCTCAGCGTGCGGTGAATGCACCAATAGGGCGTGATCCTCGCAATCGGCTGCGCATGGCGGTGGTGGATCTCTCTACCCATGCAGGCAAGGCGGCGCGCACTGATATTCGCCTGCTGCAGTCTTGTGGGCAGGGGTGCTGGGTTGAATGCACCTTGCACACGGGGCGCACGCACCAGATTCGCGTTCACATGGCCTCGCTGGGGCATGCGCTGGTGGGGGACTCGTTGTATGGCGGCTCTCCCGTGGGGGCAATACAAAGGCAGGCGTTGCATGCCTACCGTCTGGCCTTCAGGCATCCAGTCACAGGTGATGACTTGGTGCTTGAGGCGCCCGTGCCTGCGGATATGCGCTTGGCGCTGTCCGATTGGGGGCTGAGCTACAATCCGTAG
- a CDS encoding peptidoglycan DD-metalloendopeptidase family protein, with protein sequence MFVSRGLVVGFSVAMAGVLLSGCGTRLSKAPVEDRGTSSNNASVSSSQPGVVVATPIKPLPGAENAGKPGYYTVKPGDTLIRIGLENGQGWKDIARWNNLENPNLIEVGQVLRVSASVPAPAPAASAAVSSDTGVVTRPVTSSSVTPAAAASASSAPKTPASGAAPVVAVATPTPAAAPAPAAPPAGAVEDDVAFIWPASGALLAGFDEARNKGYDIAGKAGDAVLAAADGRVVYSGAGLRGYGNLIILKHNNTFLTAYAHNQTLLVKEDQAVRRGQKIAEMGNTDADRVKLHFEIRRQGKPVDPARYLAAR encoded by the coding sequence ATGTTCGTATCGCGTGGTCTTGTCGTTGGGTTTTCTGTGGCGATGGCGGGGGTTCTGCTGTCCGGCTGCGGCACCCGGCTGAGCAAGGCCCCAGTGGAAGATCGGGGGACGTCTTCTAACAACGCGTCTGTCTCCAGCTCTCAGCCTGGTGTGGTGGTGGCAACCCCCATCAAGCCGTTGCCTGGCGCTGAAAATGCCGGCAAACCGGGCTACTACACCGTCAAGCCTGGGGATACCCTGATCCGCATCGGCTTGGAAAACGGCCAGGGCTGGAAAGACATTGCCCGCTGGAACAATCTGGAGAACCCCAACCTGATCGAGGTCGGGCAGGTGTTGCGAGTGAGTGCCTCAGTGCCTGCTCCCGCGCCAGCCGCCTCTGCGGCCGTCTCGTCCGACACCGGCGTGGTGACGCGCCCCGTCACATCGTCGTCTGTGACGCCAGCCGCTGCGGCCAGTGCATCCAGTGCTCCCAAGACGCCTGCCTCTGGGGCAGCGCCCGTTGTGGCCGTTGCAACGCCAACGCCTGCTGCAGCCCCTGCACCGGCAGCACCTCCTGCGGGTGCGGTCGAGGACGATGTGGCTTTCATCTGGCCCGCATCCGGCGCTTTGTTGGCGGGGTTTGACGAAGCCCGCAACAAGGGCTATGACATCGCAGGCAAGGCTGGAGATGCTGTGCTGGCTGCAGCAGACGGCCGCGTGGTGTATTCGGGGGCTGGTTTGCGTGGCTATGGCAACCTGATCATCCTTAAGCACAACAACACGTTCTTGACAGCGTACGCCCACAACCAGACCTTGCTCGTCAAGGAGGACCAGGCGGTGCGGCGCGGTCAGAAGATTGCCGAGATGGGCAACACGGATGCAGACCGGGTGAAGTTGCATTTTGAAATTCGCCGTCAGGGCAAGCCGGTAGACCCGGCGCGCTACTTGGCGGCCCGTTGA
- a CDS encoding protein-L-isoaspartate(D-aspartate) O-methyltransferase yields the protein MQRRPGFPAKLPGASNAPAAKPPAPALPVVGRVAVPTAVGTGLDSAAVRARMVQKLAAAGVSSPQVLQAMGAVERHRFVDSALGNQAYEDTSLPIGMGQTISKPSIVARMCELLLGAEGARAGGMGRVLEIGTGCGYQAAVLSLLAREVYTLERVRNLHEKARDNLRPFRLPNVHLLFGDGMLGYAKGAPYAAIIAAAGGDSVPQAWCDQLAVGGRLVAPMAVAGGQQMLLVIDKTVHGLKQNVLEPVHFVPLKSGIA from the coding sequence ATGCAGCGGCGCCCAGGTTTTCCCGCCAAATTACCGGGGGCGTCCAATGCCCCGGCGGCCAAGCCCCCGGCCCCGGCTTTGCCCGTGGTGGGCCGGGTGGCGGTGCCGACGGCCGTGGGCACGGGGCTGGATTCTGCGGCGGTGCGTGCCCGCATGGTGCAAAAGCTCGCAGCCGCAGGTGTCTCTTCCCCCCAGGTTCTGCAGGCCATGGGGGCTGTGGAGCGCCATCGCTTTGTCGACAGCGCCCTGGGTAACCAAGCCTACGAAGACACCAGTTTGCCCATCGGCATGGGGCAGACCATCTCCAAGCCCAGCATCGTCGCCCGCATGTGCGAGTTGCTTCTGGGTGCTGAGGGTGCGCGTGCGGGTGGGATGGGGCGTGTTCTGGAAATTGGCACGGGCTGTGGCTACCAGGCGGCGGTGCTGAGCCTGCTGGCCCGCGAGGTCTACACGCTGGAGCGCGTGCGCAATCTGCATGAAAAAGCCCGTGACAATTTGCGCCCCTTTCGCTTGCCTAATGTGCATTTGCTGTTTGGCGATGGAATGCTTGGATATGCCAAGGGCGCCCCTTACGCCGCCATCATTGCGGCGGCGGGTGGCGACTCGGTACCGCAGGCCTGGTGCGACCAATTGGCCGTGGGGGGGCGCTTGGTGGCCCCTATGGCGGTGGCCGGTGGTCAGCAAATGTTGCTCGTAATCGACAAAACGGTGCACGGTTTGAAACAAAACGTGCTCGAACCGGTTCATTTTGTCCCTCTAAAATCGGGGATTGCCTGA
- the surE gene encoding 5'/3'-nucleotidase SurE: MKILISNDDGYQAPGIVALYEALKSLADVEVVAPEHNNSAKSNALTLHSPLYVHQAANGFRYVNGTPADCVHIALTGLLGYRPDLVVSGINNGANMGDDTIYSGTVGAAMEGYLFGIPAIAFSQVDKGWGEIDAAAAKAREIVAQLLHSNLVAPVASSAASPWLLNVNIPNMPLQALKPLKLCRLGRRHAAERVITQESPRGEVMYWIGGAGPAKDDAEGTDFHATAQGHVSMTPLKVDLTDHDYLGYWAQTAARMQAVGAAGGGGH, encoded by the coding sequence ATGAAAATTCTCATCTCCAACGACGACGGTTACCAGGCGCCCGGAATTGTGGCGTTGTACGAGGCGCTCAAGTCTCTGGCAGACGTTGAGGTGGTGGCCCCGGAGCACAACAACAGTGCCAAGTCGAACGCGCTGACCCTGCATTCCCCCCTGTACGTGCACCAGGCGGCCAACGGGTTCCGCTACGTGAATGGCACCCCCGCAGATTGCGTGCACATCGCGCTCACGGGGTTGCTGGGTTATCGGCCCGATCTGGTGGTGTCGGGCATCAACAACGGCGCCAACATGGGCGACGACACCATTTACTCGGGCACCGTGGGGGCGGCGATGGAGGGCTATCTGTTCGGTATTCCGGCCATCGCTTTTTCACAGGTGGACAAGGGTTGGGGCGAGATTGACGCCGCAGCCGCCAAGGCGCGTGAGATCGTGGCGCAGTTGCTGCACAGCAATTTGGTGGCCCCTGTGGCGTCTTCGGCGGCATCGCCTTGGCTGCTGAATGTCAATATTCCCAACATGCCGCTGCAAGCGCTCAAGCCTCTGAAGCTGTGCCGCCTGGGGCGTCGCCATGCTGCAGAGCGGGTCATCACGCAGGAAAGCCCTAGGGGCGAGGTGATGTACTGGATCGGCGGCGCGGGGCCGGCCAAGGACGATGCCGAGGGCACGGACTTCCATGCCACGGCGCAGGGCCATGTGTCGATGACGCCCCTGAAGGTTGACCTGACAGACCACGATTATCTGGGGTATTGGGCGCAAACCGCCGCCCGTATGCAGGCTGTCGGTGCTGCTGGCGGAGGCGGGCACTGA
- a CDS encoding NADPH:quinone oxidoreductase family protein, which translates to MHAWLCTNPTGVDALAWTELPTPTPKAGEVLIEIKAASLNFPDLLIVQNKYQMKPPLPFVPGSEYAGTVVAVGDGVKHLQVGQSVACLSGTGGFGTHTLAPAALCMPLPAGFPAVDAAAFIMIYATSHHALVDRAQLKAGETVLVLGAAGGVGTAAIQIAKAMGARVIAAASSDEKCALCTSIGADATINYSKENLRDAIKALTDGKGPDVIYDPVGGDFAEPAFRSIAWRGRYLVVGFASGPIPALPFNLALLKGASIVGVFWGDFAKREPQANAAMMAELAQWYGQGKIKPVIDRTMPMAELPQAYAHMGSRGVMGKLVMVND; encoded by the coding sequence ATGCACGCCTGGCTTTGCACCAACCCCACTGGCGTAGACGCGCTGGCCTGGACAGAACTGCCCACGCCCACCCCCAAAGCGGGCGAGGTGCTCATCGAGATCAAGGCAGCCAGCCTGAACTTCCCCGACCTGCTGATTGTGCAGAACAAATACCAGATGAAGCCACCGCTGCCGTTTGTACCGGGCTCTGAGTACGCGGGCACCGTAGTGGCCGTGGGCGATGGCGTCAAGCACCTGCAGGTGGGGCAAAGCGTGGCCTGCCTCTCAGGCACCGGGGGCTTTGGCACCCACACCCTGGCGCCTGCGGCGCTGTGCATGCCGCTGCCCGCAGGATTTCCGGCGGTGGACGCTGCGGCCTTCATCATGATTTACGCCACCTCGCACCACGCCTTGGTAGACCGAGCCCAGCTCAAGGCAGGCGAAACCGTACTGGTGCTGGGCGCCGCCGGGGGCGTGGGCACCGCTGCCATCCAGATTGCCAAAGCCATGGGCGCCCGGGTGATTGCGGCCGCCTCCAGCGATGAAAAGTGCGCGCTGTGCACCTCCATCGGAGCAGACGCCACCATCAACTACAGCAAAGAGAACCTGCGCGATGCCATCAAAGCGCTGACCGATGGCAAAGGCCCCGACGTGATCTATGACCCCGTGGGGGGCGACTTTGCCGAGCCCGCCTTCCGCTCCATCGCTTGGCGGGGCCGCTACCTGGTGGTGGGGTTTGCCTCGGGCCCCATCCCGGCACTGCCGTTCAACCTGGCCCTGCTCAAAGGGGCCTCCATCGTGGGTGTGTTCTGGGGCGACTTTGCCAAGCGGGAGCCCCAGGCCAATGCCGCCATGATGGCCGAGCTGGCCCAGTGGTATGGGCAGGGCAAGATCAAACCCGTGATTGACCGCACCATGCCCATGGCCGAGTTGCCCCAGGCTTACGCCCACATGGGCTCGCGGGGCGTCATGGGCAAGCTGGTCATGGTGAACGACTGA
- a CDS encoding diguanylate cyclase, protein MADRQPYEIARETLKQLATRRLAPTPDNYLAIYDEIAGTRSSQPFPDAQLSSIQRLLPAQTPPQKRLLTQFERAIATKDWSALQSVLVGYANLGLSPVAAAPVAAPEGAASGVLPPDFAELLARLIDNTLPALGEDDARVHDMAGQLTGFLREPAPPLSTVQLMLGNFTYRLSFATEDQAAIRASLLQLLHMVFENIAVLSVDDRWLRGQAEALMAASTPPLTLRRLDDVQLRLKDVIFKQTEAKARTAEAQEQMKDLLATFIERLAQMTASSTTYHDTMERCADLIGKANNLQEIAPVLEEVMTATRAMALDTKLTHTELQELRERTDAKHAEVAKLQQELDRASAQARHDPLTGTLNRKGLDEAMEREVARARRMGNPLCVALLDIDNFKNINDRLGHTVGDAALVHLAQVTREVMRPQDLLARYGGEEFVLLLPDTNVDSGVAAMTRLQRELTTRFFLQGSEKILITFSAGVAQLHDSETSVDALKRADQSMYLAKRSGKNRVMAA, encoded by the coding sequence ATGGCAGACCGTCAACCTTACGAAATCGCGCGCGAAACGCTCAAACAACTGGCCACCCGCCGGCTGGCTCCCACGCCAGACAACTACTTGGCCATTTACGACGAGATTGCAGGCACCCGCAGCAGCCAGCCCTTTCCTGATGCCCAGTTGAGCAGCATCCAGCGCCTGCTGCCGGCCCAAACACCGCCCCAAAAGCGGCTGCTCACCCAATTTGAGAGGGCCATCGCCACCAAAGACTGGTCGGCCCTGCAAAGCGTGCTGGTGGGCTACGCCAACCTGGGGCTGAGCCCCGTGGCTGCGGCACCCGTCGCCGCGCCAGAGGGAGCAGCCAGCGGCGTGCTGCCCCCCGACTTTGCCGAGCTGCTGGCCCGCCTCATCGACAACACCCTGCCCGCCCTGGGCGAAGACGATGCACGCGTGCACGACATGGCCGGGCAGCTCACCGGCTTTTTGCGCGAGCCTGCGCCGCCACTGTCCACCGTGCAACTCATGCTGGGCAACTTCACCTACCGCCTGTCGTTCGCCACCGAAGACCAAGCCGCCATCCGCGCCAGCCTGCTGCAATTGCTGCACATGGTGTTTGAGAACATTGCCGTGCTCAGCGTGGACGACCGCTGGCTGCGAGGGCAGGCCGAGGCGCTGATGGCGGCCTCGACTCCGCCGCTCACGCTGCGCCGCCTGGACGACGTGCAACTGCGCCTGAAGGACGTGATCTTCAAGCAAACCGAAGCCAAGGCCCGCACGGCCGAGGCTCAGGAGCAGATGAAGGACCTGCTGGCCACCTTCATCGAGCGCCTCGCGCAGATGACGGCCTCCAGCACCACCTACCACGACACCATGGAGCGCTGCGCCGACTTGATCGGCAAGGCCAACAACCTCCAGGAAATCGCTCCGGTGCTCGAAGAGGTCATGACCGCCACCCGCGCCATGGCCCTGGACACCAAACTCACCCACACCGAGCTGCAAGAACTGCGCGAGCGCACCGACGCCAAGCACGCCGAAGTAGCCAAGCTGCAGCAAGAGCTGGACCGCGCCAGCGCCCAGGCACGGCACGACCCGCTGACCGGCACCCTCAACCGCAAAGGGCTGGACGAGGCCATGGAGCGCGAGGTGGCACGTGCCCGCCGCATGGGCAACCCCCTGTGTGTGGCGCTGCTGGACATCGACAACTTCAAGAACATCAACGACCGACTGGGCCACACCGTGGGCGACGCGGCTTTGGTGCACCTGGCGCAAGTCACCCGCGAAGTGATGCGCCCCCAGGATCTGCTGGCCCGCTACGGCGGCGAGGAATTCGTGCTGCTGCTGCCCGACACCAACGTGGACAGCGGCGTGGCCGCCATGACGCGGCTGCAACGCGAGCTGACCACGCGCTTTTTCTTGCAGGGCAGCGAAAAGATCCTCATCACCTTCAGCGCGGGCGTGGCACAACTGCACGACAGTGAAACCAGCGTGGACGCCCTCAAGCGGGCCGACCAGAGCATGTACCTGGCCAAGCGCTCGGGCAAAAACCGGGTGATGGCCGCGTGA
- a CDS encoding alkaline phosphatase, with the protein MPPKQRRLFLQRAALAAAATTLPRWAWVQTAHLADDPFALGVASGDPTPDGVVLWTRLIAPPGQPLPEQTVHWEVAHDEGFQRLVQKGQATASPERGHSVHVEVQGLEPARWYHYRFLLGQATSATGRTRTAPAADALVARLRVAFASCQRWEHGHYAAWRHLCADQPELVLFLGDYIYEYATPKNTDGLARTHSLRHATTLTDYRDRYALHKSDPALQAAHAACPWAVTWDDHEVQNDYAGGRNGQGDEGDARAFLVQRSAAWQAFYENMPLRASSLVDAQFGQFGQLQVYRRLRWGRLAQLHLLDDRQYRALQACRKPGASNAGTVRPGDCAELANPARSLLGPAQEQWLDTGLAADAQSDRTRWSVLAQQTLFSPRHYPSGQVATDGWDGYPAARERLLQSVQRHRPRNTVLLGGDIHQNYVCNVHAPGAGASGGSLPVLASEFCGTSISSRSGTTQDKVDAIARHNPHVLLARCEQRGYGLADITPTRWTTTLRVLDNPMDAASTASTQARFVVEDRKPGPVAA; encoded by the coding sequence ATGCCCCCCAAGCAGAGACGACTCTTTTTGCAGCGCGCCGCCCTCGCCGCAGCCGCCACCACCCTGCCCCGCTGGGCCTGGGTGCAAACCGCGCACCTGGCGGACGACCCCTTTGCCCTAGGGGTGGCCAGTGGCGACCCGACCCCTGATGGCGTGGTGCTGTGGACGCGCCTCATCGCCCCGCCCGGCCAGCCCCTGCCCGAGCAAACGGTGCACTGGGAAGTCGCCCACGACGAGGGCTTTCAACGCCTCGTGCAAAAAGGCCAGGCCACCGCCAGCCCTGAGCGGGGCCACAGCGTGCATGTGGAGGTGCAAGGACTGGAGCCCGCCCGGTGGTACCACTACCGTTTTTTGCTGGGGCAGGCCACCAGCGCCACCGGGCGCACCCGCACCGCACCGGCGGCTGACGCCCTGGTGGCCAGGCTGCGCGTGGCCTTTGCCTCGTGCCAGCGGTGGGAGCATGGCCACTACGCCGCCTGGCGCCACCTGTGCGCCGATCAGCCGGAGCTGGTGCTCTTTTTGGGCGACTACATCTACGAATACGCCACGCCCAAAAACACCGATGGGCTGGCACGCACCCACAGCCTGCGCCACGCCACCACGCTGACCGACTACCGCGACCGTTACGCACTGCACAAAAGCGACCCGGCCCTGCAAGCCGCCCACGCCGCCTGCCCCTGGGCCGTGACCTGGGACGACCACGAGGTGCAAAACGACTACGCGGGCGGCCGCAACGGCCAGGGCGATGAGGGTGATGCCAGAGCCTTCCTGGTGCAGCGTTCCGCCGCATGGCAGGCGTTCTACGAAAACATGCCCTTGCGCGCCAGCAGCCTGGTCGATGCGCAGTTTGGGCAGTTTGGACAACTGCAGGTGTACCGCCGCCTGCGCTGGGGGCGACTGGCCCAGCTGCACCTGCTGGACGACCGCCAATACCGCGCCCTGCAAGCCTGCCGCAAACCGGGTGCCAGCAACGCAGGCACCGTGCGCCCAGGCGACTGCGCCGAGCTGGCCAACCCCGCTCGCAGCCTGCTAGGCCCTGCGCAAGAGCAATGGCTGGACACCGGCCTGGCCGCAGACGCCCAAAGCGACCGCACCCGCTGGAGCGTGCTGGCCCAGCAAACCCTGTTCTCGCCGCGCCACTACCCCAGCGGCCAGGTCGCCACCGATGGGTGGGACGGCTACCCCGCAGCGCGCGAGCGCCTGCTGCAATCGGTGCAACGCCACCGGCCGCGCAACACCGTGCTGCTGGGCGGCGACATCCACCAGAACTATGTGTGCAATGTGCATGCCCCTGGCGCGGGCGCCAGCGGTGGCAGCCTGCCGGTGCTGGCCAGCGAGTTCTGCGGCACCTCCATCAGCTCACGCTCTGGCACCACGCAAGACAAGGTGGACGCCATCGCCCGCCACAACCCCCATGTGCTGCTGGCCCGTTGCGAACAACGTGGCTACGGCCTGGCCGACATCACCCCCACGCGCTGGACCACCACCTTGCGCGTGCTGGACAACCCGATGGACGCGGCCAGCACCGCCAGCACCCAGGCCCGCTTTGTGGTGGAAGACCGCAAGCCGGGGCCTGTGGCGGCGTAG
- a CDS encoding DUF5329 domain-containing protein — MARLPALENLPTISQEVVTRFLPPCGPSTLLPRTTMHTTPRRCPTLSLPSRPALRTACLAATLWALAGYSAAGSLPAAAKAEVNTLLTRLQTSGCEFNRNGSWYTGAEAKAHLLKKLDYLDGKNAVQTTEQFIELGASSSSASGKAYQVRCAGAAAVDAGPWLKGELKALRSGAAAPAAK; from the coding sequence ATGGCAAGATTGCCCGCTCTGGAGAACCTGCCAACGATCTCGCAAGAGGTCGTGACCCGGTTCTTGCCGCCTTGCGGCCCCTCCACCCTGTTGCCCCGCACCACCATGCACACCACGCCCCGCCGCTGTCCGACCCTGTCCCTACCTTCCCGCCCTGCATTGCGCACCGCCTGCCTGGCGGCCACGCTGTGGGCGCTGGCGGGCTACAGCGCAGCAGGCAGCCTGCCAGCAGCCGCCAAGGCCGAGGTCAACACCCTGCTCACCCGGCTGCAAACGTCTGGCTGCGAATTCAACCGCAATGGCTCTTGGTACACAGGGGCCGAGGCCAAGGCGCATTTGCTCAAAAAGCTGGATTACCTGGACGGCAAGAACGCGGTGCAAACCACCGAGCAGTTCATTGAGCTGGGGGCCTCGTCCAGCAGCGCCAGCGGCAAGGCCTACCAGGTGCGCTGCGCCGGGGCGGCGGCGGTGGACGCCGGGCCCTGGCTCAAGGGCGAGCTCAAAGCCTTGCGCTCAGGCGCTGCGGCGCCTGCGGCCAAGTAA
- a CDS encoding acyl-CoA synthetase, producing MTSAYDQHLPRNPANFAPLSPLGFLERAAEVYPDRLAIVHGAQRQTWGQTYARCRQLASALQRSGIGKNDTVAVMLPNTPPMVEAHFGVPMAGAVLNALNTRLDPETIAFMLDHGEARAVIVDPEFTATLAKALALRQSTAPLLVVQVHDDLYGAPAQTLPGPDYEAFVASGDAQFAWELPGDEWDAIALNYTSGTTGNPKGVVYHHRGAATNAISNVLEWDMPKHAVYLWTLPMFHCNGWCFPWTIAARAGVNVCLRRVEAQAIFDAIRHHGVTHYCGAPIVHGLLVNAPDAMKVGVPAGVKAMVAGAAPPASMIEGMEKMGFDLTHVYGLTEVYGPATVCAKHEAWDALDIGERARLNARQGVRYHLQRDVRVLDPETLQPVPHDGETMGEIMFRGNIAMKGYLKNLKATEDAFRGGWFHSGDLAVQYPDGYIKIKDRSKDIIISGGENISSIEVEDVLYRHPDVLAAAVVAKPDAKWGETPCAFVELKAGATATPEDIVAHCKKHLAGFKVPRAVVFGELPKTSTGKIQKFELRKQAGSASAIDV from the coding sequence ATGACCTCTGCGTACGACCAGCACCTGCCGCGCAACCCGGCCAACTTTGCGCCCCTGTCCCCGTTGGGCTTTCTGGAGCGGGCGGCTGAGGTCTACCCCGACCGCCTGGCCATCGTGCACGGTGCGCAGCGCCAGACCTGGGGGCAGACCTACGCCCGCTGCCGCCAGCTGGCCAGCGCCTTGCAGCGCAGCGGCATCGGCAAAAACGACACCGTGGCGGTGATGCTGCCCAACACCCCGCCCATGGTCGAGGCCCACTTTGGCGTGCCGATGGCCGGGGCCGTGCTCAATGCCCTGAACACCCGGCTGGACCCCGAGACCATCGCCTTCATGCTGGACCACGGCGAGGCCCGGGCCGTGATCGTGGACCCGGAGTTCACCGCCACCCTGGCCAAGGCCCTGGCGCTGCGCCAGTCCACCGCCCCGCTGCTGGTGGTGCAGGTGCATGACGACCTGTACGGCGCGCCAGCCCAGACCTTGCCGGGCCCAGACTACGAAGCCTTTGTGGCCAGTGGTGACGCGCAGTTTGCCTGGGAGCTGCCCGGCGACGAGTGGGATGCCATTGCCCTGAACTACACCAGCGGCACCACCGGCAACCCCAAAGGCGTGGTCTACCACCACCGGGGCGCGGCCACCAATGCCATCAGCAATGTGCTGGAGTGGGACATGCCCAAGCACGCCGTGTACTTGTGGACGCTGCCCATGTTCCACTGCAACGGCTGGTGCTTTCCGTGGACGATTGCGGCGCGCGCGGGCGTCAATGTGTGCCTGCGCCGCGTGGAAGCACAGGCGATCTTTGACGCCATTCGCCACCACGGCGTTACGCACTACTGTGGCGCGCCCATCGTGCACGGCTTGCTGGTCAACGCCCCCGATGCGATGAAGGTGGGCGTGCCCGCAGGCGTCAAGGCCATGGTGGCGGGCGCTGCCCCTCCGGCCTCGATGATCGAGGGCATGGAGAAGATGGGGTTCGATTTGACCCACGTGTACGGCCTGACCGAGGTGTATGGCCCGGCCACCGTGTGCGCCAAGCACGAGGCGTGGGATGCTTTGGATATTGGCGAGCGCGCCCGCCTCAACGCCCGCCAGGGCGTGCGCTACCACCTGCAGCGCGATGTGCGCGTGCTGGACCCTGAAACCCTGCAGCCCGTGCCGCACGACGGCGAGACCATGGGCGAGATCATGTTCCGGGGCAACATCGCCATGAAGGGCTACCTGAAGAACCTCAAGGCCACCGAAGACGCCTTTCGCGGCGGCTGGTTCCATAGCGGCGACCTGGCCGTGCAGTATCCCGATGGCTACATCAAGATCAAGGACCGCAGCAAAGACATCATCATCTCGGGCGGCGAGAACATCTCGTCCATCGAGGTCGAAGATGTGCTCTACCGCCACCCCGACGTGCTGGCCGCCGCCGTGGTGGCCAAGCCCGACGCCAAGTGGGGCGAAACCCCCTGCGCCTTTGTGGAGCTGAAGGCTGGGGCCACCGCCACCCCCGAAGACATCGTGGCCCACTGCAAGAAGCACCTGGCTGGCTTCAAGGTGCCCCGCGCCGTGGTGTTTGGCGAGCTGCCCAAGACCAGCACGGGCAAGATTCAGAAGTTTGAGCTGCGCAAGCAGGCTGGGTCGGCCAGCGCGATTGATGTGTGA